The following are encoded in a window of Haloprofundus salilacus genomic DNA:
- a CDS encoding Cdc6/Cdc18 family protein, whose amino-acid sequence MINDARVLQPEFIPQEIEHRNQETNVLSNALKPIMDGQPGETSLLLGPSGAGKTCIAQFTVERLRENVLDINTQYINCWQDYTRFRVLYRILEGIDQTVDIHRRSTPRDELLTRIQEYDGPHYVVILDEVDQLEDKSVLYDLYRTRKITMVLIANREEDLFSMFDERLTSRLHGSVRVEFDRYHLDELVAILAARARWGLSESAIGNQQLALIADAAAGDARIGISILRNAARLADQQSRDTISNEILHEAVPDGREEIRRSTADKLREHQRVLYEILLEDGEMSPGDLYDEYCEHVDEPKTKRTVRNYLQKMEQYRLIIAQGEKRARTYRPREEAS is encoded by the coding sequence ATGATCAACGATGCTCGCGTGCTACAACCCGAGTTCATCCCTCAGGAGATCGAGCATCGCAATCAGGAGACGAACGTGCTCTCGAACGCGCTCAAGCCGATCATGGACGGGCAGCCCGGGGAAACATCGCTTCTGCTCGGACCATCCGGTGCCGGAAAGACATGCATTGCGCAGTTCACGGTCGAACGTCTTCGTGAGAACGTCCTCGACATCAACACCCAGTATATCAACTGCTGGCAGGACTACACCCGGTTTCGTGTGCTCTACCGCATTCTCGAAGGCATCGACCAGACAGTGGATATCCATCGACGCTCCACACCACGGGACGAACTCCTGACTCGAATCCAAGAGTACGACGGTCCACACTACGTTGTCATTCTCGACGAAGTCGATCAACTCGAAGACAAGAGCGTCCTCTACGACCTCTATCGCACGCGGAAGATTACGATGGTGCTCATCGCAAATCGCGAGGAGGACCTGTTCTCGATGTTCGACGAACGGTTGACGAGCCGTCTGCATGGGAGCGTCCGCGTTGAATTTGATAGGTACCACCTCGATGAACTCGTCGCGATTCTCGCTGCGCGGGCACGCTGGGGACTATCGGAAAGCGCTATCGGAAATCAACAACTCGCTCTCATCGCCGACGCGGCAGCCGGCGATGCGAGAATCGGAATCAGTATTCTCCGCAACGCTGCACGACTCGCAGATCAGCAGTCTCGCGACACAATCTCGAACGAGATTCTACACGAGGCTGTCCCTGACGGACGCGAAGAGATCCGGCGCTCGACTGCCGACAAATTACGCGAGCATCAGCGCGTCCTCTACGAGATTTTACTCGAGGATGGCGAGATGAGTCCGGGCGATCTCTACGACGAATACTGCGAACACGTCGACGAACCGAAGACGAAGCGAACGGTTCGTAACTACCTCCAGAAGATGGAGCAGTACCGCCTCATCATCGCCCAAGGAGAGAAACGGGCGCGAACCTACAGACCCCGGGAGGAAGCGTCCTGA
- a CDS encoding four-helix bundle copper-binding protein, which produces MSLSETVSKIDSLSDEQRQCIENCNEAAEVCEWCADKCLGDSDIEECARLCRDVADLTSLHARFMARGSNYSTQLAQACAGACEECAEECERHDADHCQVCADVLRECAESCRSMANS; this is translated from the coding sequence ATGTCCCTTTCAGAAACCGTCTCGAAAATCGATAGCCTAAGCGACGAACAACGCCAGTGTATCGAGAACTGTAACGAGGCCGCCGAAGTCTGTGAATGGTGTGCCGACAAGTGCCTCGGCGACTCCGACATAGAGGAGTGCGCCCGGCTTTGTCGGGATGTGGCCGACCTCACGTCGCTGCACGCCCGATTTATGGCCCGGGGTTCGAACTACAGTACCCAGCTCGCCCAGGCCTGTGCCGGCGCGTGCGAGGAGTGTGCCGAGGAGTGCGAACGCCACGACGCCGACCACTGCCAGGTCTGCGCCGACGTCCTCCGCGAGTGCGCCGAATCCTGCCGGAGCATGGCCAACAGTTAA
- a CDS encoding type B DNA-directed DNA polymerase produces MSFKFDYLDGDVLEWSLTPEGADFTRNTSYEPTIYISAHSDGDLEEVSEVFRRHPKVTLAHLVEERVGFRHDSKPVLRVDVVDLEAVTDVAYEVRGWRKPGEYRCYNVDLSREFRYCLEEGVSPIPDGDLTVLDISIREAQLASGQITTVELGDETVNGTREEVLEAISNRLSVDDPDVLLLNTSEVIPKLYQQAEQVGNREFELGRLPGCQQLAGESTYASYGKVGHSPARYNLPGRVIIDRSNTFMWNQTNLDGCLDLVERSGKPLQELAWSSIGNILTAIQIREARKRGVLVPWNSWRHEQFKTMRQLHEADRGGFTFAPKVGLHEDVHELDFSSLYPNIIVTHNVSPEKIRCECHEGREDVPGLGYCICDERGYLPDVLEPLIEDRDAIKAELQETDDPEREKALEGRSNAIKWILVSCFGYQGFSNAKFGRIECHEAINAFAREILLDSKQVFEQNGWEVVHGIVDSIWVRPLEGETQTPLDELAEQITKDVGIRLEYEAAYDWIAFVPMRDSDAGALTKYFGKVADEDEYKYRGIECRQRSTPAFIEEAQKDLVQVLDEHREPEWVCDRLKLWVKRLQRGDVESEQLLINNRVSKNIDEYSQNTRNVAALERAEDYGLSRSPGESVSYVVVDDEKQSRDRVALAHEEISQYDVEFYRTLLVRTAESVLSPLGWRRSAIERTLTGSKNSKLSAFESW; encoded by the coding sequence ATGTCGTTCAAATTCGACTACCTCGACGGTGACGTACTCGAGTGGTCACTGACGCCCGAGGGTGCGGATTTCACTCGAAATACGTCGTACGAGCCGACGATATACATCTCGGCACACAGCGATGGCGATCTTGAGGAGGTCTCGGAGGTATTCCGTCGACACCCGAAGGTCACACTCGCGCACTTGGTGGAGGAGAGAGTCGGGTTCAGACACGACTCGAAGCCGGTGCTTCGCGTCGATGTTGTCGACTTGGAGGCAGTTACCGATGTTGCATACGAAGTCAGGGGATGGAGAAAACCCGGAGAATACCGGTGCTACAACGTCGATTTGAGTCGAGAGTTCAGATACTGCCTCGAGGAGGGAGTCTCGCCGATACCCGATGGTGACCTCACAGTTCTCGACATTTCTATCCGAGAGGCACAGTTGGCCAGTGGACAGATCACGACGGTCGAACTGGGCGACGAGACGGTGAACGGAACACGGGAGGAAGTTCTTGAGGCAATAAGCAATCGCCTCAGTGTTGACGACCCGGACGTCCTCCTGCTCAACACGAGTGAGGTAATCCCGAAGCTGTACCAGCAAGCCGAGCAGGTCGGGAATCGAGAGTTCGAGTTAGGGCGTCTCCCCGGATGCCAACAACTCGCGGGAGAGTCGACGTACGCCAGTTACGGAAAAGTCGGCCACTCTCCAGCACGGTATAACCTCCCCGGACGGGTGATCATCGATCGCTCGAATACGTTCATGTGGAACCAGACGAACCTCGACGGCTGTCTCGACCTCGTCGAACGGTCGGGGAAACCGCTGCAGGAGTTAGCCTGGTCGTCTATCGGAAACATCCTTACAGCGATTCAGATTCGAGAGGCGCGGAAACGAGGTGTGTTAGTCCCGTGGAACTCCTGGCGGCACGAGCAGTTCAAGACGATGCGGCAGCTGCACGAAGCCGACCGCGGCGGGTTTACGTTCGCACCGAAAGTTGGGCTGCACGAGGACGTCCACGAACTCGACTTCTCGTCGTTGTACCCGAACATCATCGTCACCCACAACGTGAGCCCTGAGAAGATTCGCTGTGAGTGCCACGAGGGTCGCGAAGACGTTCCCGGGCTTGGGTACTGCATCTGCGACGAGCGAGGATACCTTCCGGACGTCCTCGAACCGCTCATCGAAGACCGCGACGCTATCAAAGCCGAGCTTCAGGAGACGGACGACCCGGAGCGAGAAAAAGCGTTGGAGGGTCGCTCAAACGCGATCAAGTGGATTCTGGTTTCCTGCTTCGGCTACCAAGGCTTTTCGAACGCGAAGTTCGGTCGTATCGAGTGTCACGAGGCGATCAACGCGTTCGCTCGAGAGATTCTCCTCGACTCGAAGCAGGTGTTCGAGCAGAACGGGTGGGAGGTCGTCCACGGCATCGTCGACAGTATCTGGGTTCGTCCACTTGAGGGCGAAACGCAAACACCGCTCGACGAACTCGCCGAGCAGATCACCAAAGACGTCGGGATTCGGTTGGAGTACGAAGCAGCGTACGACTGGATTGCGTTCGTTCCGATGCGCGACAGCGACGCTGGCGCGTTGACGAAGTACTTCGGAAAGGTCGCCGACGAGGACGAGTACAAGTATCGAGGTATCGAGTGCCGACAGCGTAGTACACCGGCGTTCATCGAGGAAGCGCAGAAGGATCTGGTTCAGGTACTCGACGAACATCGAGAACCGGAATGGGTATGTGACCGGTTGAAACTGTGGGTCAAACGACTACAGCGAGGTGACGTCGAATCAGAGCAATTGCTCATCAATAACCGAGTGTCGAAGAACATTGACGAGTATTCGCAAAACACGCGGAATGTGGCAGCACTCGAACGTGCCGAAGATTATGGTCTCAGTCGGAGTCCAGGCGAGAGCGTCTCCTACGTTGTCGTCGACGACGAGAAACAATCGAGAGATCGAGTTGCGTTAGCTCACGAAGAAATCTCTCAATACGACGTCGAGTTCTACAGGACACTGCTCGTTCGGACCGCAGAAAGCGTGCTTTCCCCGCTTGGCTGGCGTCGCTCTGCTATCGAACGCACGCTGACGGGCTCGAAGAACTCGAAGCTCTCTGCTTTCGAGAGCTGGTAA